The genomic segment GACTATGTCAGGGGTCCAATCTTTAACATGTTAGTATCCATGATTATTATTCAGCAATGTCTCATTACAGATGTGTTTTATATAATGAAAGAAGTTCAAATGCCACCAGGAAAACAGTGTGAGAAGAATTAATTGGAAAGTTTATCACAGGAAAGTCATTTAGAATCTAGCTTTCACTAAAGTATCTGTGGATGATGGATAAACCAATcaattagtaaaataaaataaattctgcaAATTTATCTAAAGACATCCTATCATTACAGTGGAATAATATTTGAAACAGTTTATTATACCCCATTCTAGATGATTAGCATGTAAAGTACTCTAATATAAATTTCATGCCATCTACTCCCTCTTTTCACAGGAGATACAGTATTCACAACTCTCAATGCAAACTATTTAAAACTAGTCAGAAATTCTAtttcaaactattttttttttgcaactttttttttcagggaaaaaGTTGTTTATTAATTAGCTCTATGAAGGaacttgatatatatatatttgttatatttcagtaaatttttttttgatatcgttaatgtacaattacttgaacattatggttactagactccccctattatcaagtcccccccaaataccccattacagtcactgtccatcagtgtactaagatgctattttaaacaactattttaaaatatatatgtaaaatgttatAATGCTTCAAAATAAACTTTCATGTGTTTATTCAAGGAAACTTAGTTTTAATCCTTAATGACAAtgtttgccttaaataaaacaaacaaaatagggGGGACGCCACAGAGCAGGAACTTCAAGCAGCTCGGAGGCAGTGAATAATAGCTCTCCAAGTCTGTAATAGAAAATGGCCAccaaaattcctcaaaaaaaactaaaaacagaaataacacttgacccaataattccacctctaggaatttacccgaagaaaacaaaatccctgattcaaaaagacatatgcacccctatgtttattgctgcactatttgcaatagccaagatactaagtgtccatcaacagatgaatggataaagaagctgtggtacatacacacaatagaatattattcagccacaaaaagaaaacaagtcctaccatttgtaacaacatggatgtatctagagggtattacactcagtgaaataagctaggagaagaaagacaaatatcaaatgattacactcatttgtggcatataaaaacaaagcaaaacagaaagaactaaatagcagtagactcatagacactgagaagggactagtggttaccaagaagGAAGGGTTGGGAagagtgtggaggaggaggacagagataaaggggcacattATAGGTCGGTCATGGGGACGGTAgaatagcatggagaatacagttaatgattctgcaacatctttacTACTTTTGAAAGTGACCAAATTAGAGGGGGTGCGGATTTAATAAtctgggtaattgttgaaccactgtgttgtatatttgaaaccaacataagatgtatatcaatgatactttaatttaaaaaatggcctCCAATAGACAACACTGAAtaatatggggaaaaaaacagaatggaaagaataaaaaagttgAAGAGGAGCCTGAAGAATTTGTGGTGGTAAAAGTACTAGATGGTCATGTCGAGAATGGGCAGGTGGAGTACTTCCTGAAGTGGAAGGGATTTACAGATGCTGACAGTAGTTCAGAACCTGAAGAAAATTTAGATTGCCCAGAGTTAATGGAACCATTTCATAATTCTCAAAAAACTGGTAAAGAAAAAGATGgtacaaaaagaaaatctttatctGACAGAGAATCCAATGAtagaaaatcaaagaagaaaagagatgctGCTGATAAACCAAGAGGCTTTGCCAGAGGTCTTGATCCTGAAAGAATAATTGGTGCCACAGACAGTAgagaattaatgtttctcatgaaatggAAAGATTCAGATGAGGCTGACTTGGTGCTAGCAAAAGAGGCAAATATGAAGTGTCCTCAAATTGTAATTGCTTTTTATGAAGAAAGACTAACTTGGCATTCTTGTCCAGAAGGTGAAGCTCAGTAATTGTGTTTgcattgctatatatatatatatatatatatatgaaaatcaaGTTTGGTGGGTTCCTTTTAAAGTAGTATTGGGGGAGTTGTTGAGTTTTGTATTTGCATCTATAGCACTGGTTACTTGGAACAAGTAAAAACTTCTGTAGCTGCTTCCTTTATTAGAAAAGAACATTTGATATCATGGTATATTATTTTATCTGCATTAGATAACAGTTTTTCTACATGCTGGGGAAAATATCCTTAGTCAGTAATCAGAATTAGTGTTTCACTCATACCTAAGGACCATGTGGGGTTTTttatttgagttttgtgtgtttgtgtgtgtatacataagtACACAtatagttttttaattttcttttttaaaaacattcactGAAACAAAGCATTTCACAACCACGGATAACCCCATGTTTCTGGGTTACCATCATTTTGAGTAACCGAAAAATAAGTCACTTCAGGTTAAATGAAAATTTTCCTGAAGTCTTAACCTTTCAGGTTAAATAGATAATTTTATAGTTAAGTGGAAAATTGATAGCAACTATATCAGAATCCATATTTACAGCCTTATAAATCCCAGGTTTATTTACAAAGCCCCAAATGGGAAAATTTTATCACTACCAACAATTTTCCCATCCAAATGAGAAAACTAGACAAGTCCTGGTGTGTTTTAATTAGACAAGCAAGACTTAGTTAAATGGATacttaaagattatttttagtGAATCATTCCTTTAAAAGAAGTTGAAATCTCTCTGCTATATTGATTAAAAGATCATGACTCATGGGATGTCTGAAACGTCATTTTTGGAAACCTAATCATATGGTTATAGAGATGTTGGTAATTTAGGACCTGCCAGAATACATGGTTGAACAAACTTTTGTAATCTAAACTCTTGACTTACATGTTTTTTCTTTACCCTAACTCTTTACATGTAGATCAATCTCAGTATCTGGGTTACTGGTTCAGCAGAAGCCAGGAAAAACAGTAACTTTGTAGTGATCAGATTGTTATCCTACTGTATATTGTTCACTTTATTATAAATAACTGGTAAACAGTGGTTTAATAGTTTTATATTCCTTTAAAACAATGGTAACTATCAGTAATTTTGATGTGAACAATTACATTGTGTACCTATATCATGTACAGAGGCCTAGATTTACCTCTTAATTGAACTTACTTTCAAAGGATAATAATGATCTTTGTGCAATTCTTTCCCAATGGGAATATTATAGGCTATATACTACACAtcctataatagaaaaaaaagaaagatatttaaTAACAAAGCCTTTGAAAATAAGAGCAACTAAACAAACTAAATACATTAGCTTATTCTCAGCAAAAATAGCATTAGTGACCTCTGCAGCTTAAAGAAGACTATGAGTTGACAAGATTGGATGTTTCAAGAATCTCGCAAAACGTTTTTTCACAGTAACTTTTGCATACACTGTCCTCCTGGATAAAAATGTTTACTGGGAAATGTAATTTGATTACTTCAGACATGGATAAAACAAGTGGCCTAAAAAGAAATTATACACTTCAAATTTTGTACTTCAAATACtcctatataaattataaataatataatcattttaaatgacaaataaaatacttgaatacattgttttgcaaatatatttaacatatagataatggccagaataaaatatGCCACATTGTTATTTTGTCTGTAATCATAATAAATAAGAAGCAATTATTCATGTTTCCATATGACAAACCATTTTCAAGAGTGCAATTTTAAAACTTCAAtggcaaacatttttttcaaactctgccaaagtataaaaaaataatatatactgtgtggtcattgttttttctattctttgtttATATGCATAAAGAAAGAAGATATGTATGAATCTCTGTTAATGCATCTCTTATCTTAGAAatttaaacactttaaaaattttacattcatctccatgactaatttatattctgattgagattttgtacctctttataccTTTCACATATTTCACCTACCAATCTGTCTGTCCCCCATAGGAACCACAGTCAGTTcccagtgtctttgagtctattgctgttttgttcatttgttttcaattatttttagattccacatataagtgaaatcatatggtatttgttttcctccacctgtcttatttcacttagcataataccctctagagccATCTATGTTGTAAGAAATAGCAGGATTTCACCCTTTTCCGTTGTGGCTATGTAtcacttctttatccactcatctgttaaCAGATAttttggtttcttccatatcttagctattggaAATAATGAGGCAATAAGCACAGGGGTGGATACTTCTTCAAGTAAATTCTTGTAAGTGGGGTTACTTGGTTatatgggatttctatttttagatttttgaggaacatccatactgctttccacagtggctgccccaATTTATATTatcaccaacagtataggagggttcacttttctccacatccttgccaacatttagtatttcttgtcttttggatagtggccattctgattggtgtgagttGATAaatccttgtggttttgatttatatttccctgatgattagtgatgtggagcatcttttcatgtgcttgtgaccatctgtatttcttctttagaaaaatgtctattcctctgtttattttttaaccaggttatttgtttctttggtgttgaagtatgagttctttatatagtttggatgttaacccctcatcagataaatcatttactaaTACATTCCCACATACTTTAGGTTgcctttgttctgctgatggtatcctttgctgtaccaaagtttttacttttgatgtggtcccacatatttattttgtttctcttgcctggggacatGTGTCCAGAAgaaaattgttcatgcttatggttcaagagatttttgcctatgttttcttttaagagttttatagtgcCACGTCTTATATTTGggtctttatttcatttcaaatttacttttgtgtatggagttagacagtaatccagtttcattctctcacatgtggctgtccagtttccccaacaccagttattgaagagactgtcttttccccattatatattcatggctcttttatcatatattaattgaccatatatgcgtggatttatatttgggctctctactctgttccattgatctatgggtctgttcttgtgccagtatcattcTATATTGATGACTGCAGCTTTaaagcagagcttgaagtcagggagcttaatacaaccagctttgttcttctttctcaagcttgctttgactattcagggtcttttgtggttcaacatgaattttagaactattttttctagttcattgaaaaatgcttttggaattttgataggattgcattgaatatgtaaattgctttgggcagaatggccaatttgacaatattaattcttcctttccatgagcatgggatggatCTCCATTTAattgtatctttaatttctttcatcagtcttacagttttcagactataggtcttaACAtctatggttaggtttattcataggtattttatttttttcagtgtaactgtaaatgaaattatgttactgatttctctttctcctagttaaTTATTagaatataggaatgcaacagatttctgtgtactaattttgtatcctgcaactttgctgattccagttattagttctaatacttTTTTGGTAGAGTCCTcagggttttttatatattgtatcagtcatctgcaaatagtgaccattttatttcttccctacCAACTTTACCTAATAAAAgggatgccttttattcatttttcttgtctgattgccatggctaggacttctggtagtatgttgaataaaagtggtaagagtggacatccttgtcttgttcctcatcttaggaaaaaagctttcagttttttgccaTTGAATATGAGGTTAGCTAcactttgtcatatatggcctttattatgttgaggtatgttacCTCTATATCCATTgtgttgagcatttttatcataaatggatgttgagttttgtcaaatattttttctttatctactgagatgatcatatgatttttatccctccttttgttaatgtggtgtatcacattgactaacaatattgtaccatctttgtatccctggaataaatctcacttggtcataatggataatccttttgatgtttatttgaattgggtttgctaatattttgttaaagattttgcacctatgttcatcagggatattagtctttaACTTGATTTCTCTGTAGTGCCTCTGTCTGGCTTTGGcattagagtaatgctggtctcagagaatgagtttggaagtattccctcttctgttttctggaatactttaagaaggatgagtattagatcttctttaaatgtttagtagaattcacctgtaaagccatctggtcctgaacCTTTTTTTGTGGAGGGGTGGAGTGGCCGGGGAGGGGGATAGTTTTTGACCTcccagtaaaaaaaaattcaattttgttactggtaattggcctgttcagattttctgtttcatcctggatcactcttggaaggttgtagatttctatgaatttgtccattttgtctGGGTTGTCCTACTTATTGGCATagtatttttaatagaattttctaatattctttgtattttggtggtgtctgttgtagcttctttttcatttctgattttgtttttgtgtcctcttttcttcttgataagactgagtaggggtttgtctattttgtttatcttcctgAAGACTGAGTTcttagattgattttttttctattgttttcttattctctgttttatttattgctactcttatctttattatggacctccttctattaactttgggtttcatttgttctttttctagtttctttagttgtaagtttagactgATTATGTGGGATTGTCCTCAtttctttgggtttcatttgttctttttctttagttgtaagtttctttagttgtaagtttagactgATTATGTGGGATTGTCCTCATTTCTTGAAGTAGGACTGTATTGTTATGTACTTCCTTCTAGAaccacttttgcagcatcccacatattttgaactattgtgtttttgtttccatttgtctccatgtattgtctgatctcctctttgatttgttcactgattacttagaagcatgttgtttagccttcatgtgtttgtggagttttgttttcttcatgtaatttatttatagtttcatatcattgtaaTCTAAAACTTCTTgatataattttaatgtttttgaatttattgaggctctttttgtgtcctaatatgtggtcttttctggagaatgctccatggaacttgaagaaaatatgtatcctgctgcttttgggtggaacaCTCTGCATatacctgttaagtccatctaatgtgtcattcaacacatttttttaattttctgtttattttattatttattttctgtctggatggcCTATCTACTGATGTAAGTGTGGGTATTAAAATTCCCTAATGTGAATGGGTTgcaatctatttctccctttaggactgtatttgttttatatatttaggtgctgctatgttgggtgcatagatatttacaattgtcatatcctcttgttggactggtccctttatcattatgtaatgttcttctttattacatggggttccttttgttagggactcTCTGTACTTCCAGGACCTGGTTGTCTACTTCCTTCCccaattggggaagttttcagctattatttcttcaaagaacctttctactcctttgtctctctcttctccttctgggacccctcttatgcaaatattgtttcatttggagttgtcatacagttctcttagcatcttcttacttttagaaattcttttttctgtttcttagctTGGTCATTTTCCTGTTATCTATATACCATCAAATTGATGATTTCCTCTACTTCTAGCAGTCggctattcattccctccattgtatttttcatttcagttattttatttttcaggtctAAGTgactttttcaaattttctttgttgaagttctcactgagatcatcaattctttttCCCCAATTCAGTAAGCATCTTTATGAACTgttactttaaaatctttatcaagaagactagtaatctccatttcatttagccttttttctggtgtcttatcttgttcttttgtttggaacagattcctctgccacctcattttgtcaggatttctgtgtttcttcctttgtattagataaatCACCTTTGCCCCCTGGtctagaaagtaatggctttCTGAAATAGGTGTCCTGTTGTATACATAAACTCAAGACTTTGCTCACCAGTGCCTAGTTCTCCTTTGTGGTGAAGTCAGTTTGCTGTTGCTGGGCTGTAGGATagggccacctttctgcctgtcagcTGGCAGTGCCTGATCTCTATCAGGAAAAGCTGACAGCTCACCACTGAGTGTCCGTTGTGTGATGTGAGGAACTTCTCCTGGGATTCATTGTGGGCAAGGCCACTCTCTGCCTGCTGGTCAGCAGTGGTGGCCACTGCCAGCCAGGTAGGCTGGATGAGGTGGGTGTGCCAGAGAGTGCTGCCACAGATATGAGCTACCAGTGAGGGAGCTGGAGAGGTTGGAGCTGGATGCCGCAAGTGTCCCACTAGTTGGGCTGAAGGAAGTCCAGGATAGCCAGGAAAGTgttttccctctgcctgccaggcaaaAAAGCCAGACTGCTTCTGGACTGGGAAGGCCAGTCAGGGCAGGTGCACAGGGAAGTACCACCATGGGGCTGAGTCACCAGTGAGGGGGGATGGAGCATTTGGAGCTGGCTCTCACAGGTGCCATAGGTCTCACCAGTTGGGCTGAAGGAGGGCTAAGGAAGCATTGTGTACCTGCCCTTTCTTCTCTGGAGAGAGctccctccaacccccacccCTCTTGCACACTTTCTGCTGCTGGTAAATCCTTCAAACTATTACCTCTATGTTGGGTCTCAATAGCCTGATGGAAcagcctgtcctccacaagtggctggagtctcagcctcccagagtgctccaactgtcCCTGGTATCCAGCCCCACTAGTCAACAAAGCCCAATGCAATCTGGATGCatgttcccaaagcagatctccaggaccaggtgtgcagagttcctgagtgcttatCCCCTCCCTGATCCATTCTTCTCCCTCCCAGTTGTAGACTGGGCTtagggaagagcttgggtcccaaTTGatcgtggctctgccactttacctttCTCAATGTGGTCTTCTCTGCTTCACCAAGTGTAAATGATCTGATCTGCAgttttcaggtcattttcagggcgAGTTGTATAGTTACTTCCTTGGTGCATATGTGGGagatttccaccttgccttcctactcttgacatctttttctctctccaaaaTGTTTTTGAATACACGTTTCAAGGATTTTCCTTTATCTTAACTTACTTTTCAGATATTGCATTCAAGATTATATAGTAAAAACAACTAATACCCAAATattagtggcttaaaaacaaaattttatttctagcTCACACTACTGGGTCAACAGGTGGATAAAAGGTTCTATACATTATAGAGACCCAGGAACCCAGTCTGATAGAGTATCTCAACACACATTTCCATTATCACAATGCCAGAGGAAAGAGAATATGACAAATCCTATGTTTCTTCTCACAACCATTTTCCAAAGCTATATTTTATGTACCTAACTttgaggaggcagagaagaacTGGAAATATTGGGTGATTGGCCCTAATTCTACCCCAAAAATTTAATAAGCTTAGCAGATGATGAAAACAACTTTTATTGGATACATGTCAATGAAAAAGCAATGCACGGTGGGGAAAGCAGAGAAATGGTAAAAATCTCTCAATGTATTTCTGTCTTATTGAGTTATTGGCATAAAATATACCCTTCTTAaatctgagtgaatgaatgactttgAGTAAATAATCACAAAACTTTCTCAATGAGAAAGAAACGATGACATCAAGAAGATAATTCTATTATTGCATGAGATATTTGCCAGGCAGCAAATTTCATGGAAGATCCAAAATTATATATTTCTGAGCACAGCAAATTACTTTTCTGGCATTATATGAATTAAGCATGGGGAAATAAAATATCTTCCTAACTTGCTCTCCTTTTAAGACAACTGTCCATTCAGTTAAACATGTTCTCCACTCAGCACTTCCCAAATGTGTTATACTGTTCTTGATTctgcagaaaatttttaaaataaaagcataatgTCATATTTAGATATATCCCAGCATTAGGGGACTTTTCAGTCAGGATAGGAGACAAACATGGGAACACCTGATCATAATACAGagcagaatggaatgcatacaGTAACATAGATCTGAACTGGCCCCAAAACATGAGTATTTTATGACACAGGCACTTTATTCTGACATTCTTTACAACAAAATTTTCACAGCTCAATTTCAGCAGCTCATTTATTCtaatagaaggaaaaataatttcaaatgttttaataaaaacgTGGCCTTAACATTCCCTACATAAAACTGTAGAAAATTTTCTCGatctataagaaaaaaatcaatgatgcTGACATAGTTTTATGattatgtttgttggtgttttttaagAGTCTTCAAGGTacctttatatatatgtgtgtgtatgcacacatcaatgtacacacacacacacaattaacaCTTTGATATTAACAATTTATATAGCAACCAATTTCATTAGTTTAAATGTGTCTGACTCTGGCAAATACAATAACTTCTCCATGTGGCAAATGTCTCTCATCAACTGTTCAAACAACTTTTCCTATTCTTGAAGTAATTTCACATTCAGGTTTTTAGTTTTGCCATCTGCATtaatttaatgttttcatttgtgCACATAAGATGTAATACACTTACTCTAAAGAACACATTTGTTAACTACAAACAACCACTTCACAAACAATGTGAATCATCCTTAATCATCTTTAGAGAACACATTAGGTTAAGGACTGTTTCAAACAACCAACTCTTTGTATGATATTTAGACCACAGATATGACTGTGTGCCCCTCCTGATAACTTGGCAGGACAACTAAAATTCTGTATATTTCATAAAGCTCTTTCCAACTCTTCAATTCCATGATACTATGCTGAATACTGTTGCAAGGATGAAGTTATTTTCTGCCCTAGGCAACTGCAAGAAAGGATTAtatagaaaggaaaggaaagacagaATGTTGCCAacacaatttaatatttaatactgGGGGAGGGGACTACCTGAACTTTAAGACATATGAAGATATATATGAAAACTTATTTCTGAGACCATATTGATGTTATCAATTTAAATCCATATGCATGTTTGAATCAGGTGTAAATTCAGTAATGAAGCTATTACTGATTCTGTGGAACATGACTTGAAATCTGAGCAAATACTGAACTATGAGGAGCTCTTAAAACTGAACATATGTACCTAGACATCTCAATTTAACAACCAGACATACATTAAACAGCATTAATAGCCAGGCACTTAATGGATCAATTCCCACTGTTTGTGTAATGTGGAATAAAAAAGGTTTCTTAAATGACAAGCTTTCCCTGGTTTGTGCTAATTAATTATACGCTGCATCCGACTGCTAATTTAGTGGGAAAGTGCAGCCCTAAACCACGGTTTCAGCTTGAACTTTGCCTGCGCATCACCCAGCTCACACAGAGTGCTGCTCAGCCTGCCTCTGAATGACACCAGTATTAAATTAGAGCACAAGGCCATCAATTTAATAAGTGCTGCAGCAGATAATTTGAATAAGGACATATTACTATTCTTCCAGGCCCCAACTAAAAGCAGCTGacctttcaccaaagaagatcCTTGAACACATTCAGCTGAATCTGAGAACACAGCGATAATCTGACAGTGGTAAGAGTGCCAAGAGAAATGTTTAGGATCTGGACCCTTTACTATACATCAGGCTCTCCATGGCATTATGCGACCCATTTACGTACCTCTGCCTCTCATTTTGCTCTCACGCCCTGCcatgaaagaagagaaatgggaataaagctttttaaaaaatcatacgtTTAATGACATATTTTGAAACTTATTATTTGGATTTATGGTACAAAGAACACAAAACTAATGAATGCACATGTAAATTAGATCTGAACATCCACATAAGAAATCATCAACTTCCTAAATTACAAGGCAAATTtaacattaacaaaaataaacttgcATCTCTCAGAGCAACAAATGCTGCAAAACAACTAGGAAACACAGCACGTTACACTGGATAAGAACTGGGACCCAGGAGGGAGAGAGCAGAACTCGGTTTGAAGTCCTGCTCTGTCATATGCTCACTATCAAACCTGCAGGAATCGAATTCACTGAATTCAGTTCAACAGACATTTATGGAGTTCTATCATGTTCCGTATTATAGGCACTATAGttacaaagatgaaaaagatttgatctctgttttcaagAT from the Manis pentadactyla isolate mManPen7 chromosome 2, mManPen7.hap1, whole genome shotgun sequence genome contains:
- the LOC118932373 gene encoding chromobox protein homolog 3-like, with amino-acid sequence KQNGKNKKVEEEPEEFVVVKVLDGHVENGQVEYFLKWKGFTDADSSSEPEENLDCPELMEPFHNSQKTGKEKDGTKRKSLSDRESNDRKSKKKRDAADKPRGFARGLDPERIIGATDSRELMFLMKWKDSDEADLVLAKEANMKCPQIVIAFYEERLTWHSCPEGEAQ